The genomic DNA ATGTTTGGCTCACAAGAGGATTTACTTTCTTATCTATTTGTTACAAATGTTTTATCAAGAAGGATTTTTACAAGATATATGCAGCAATATGAAATAGCTTTGGCAAAAAAGCAAAATACAAAGGATATTCGACCTTTGGTTATAGCCATTGAAGAGGCTCACAGGTTTTTAGCACCTGAGATTGCAAAACAAACCATCTTTGGCACAATTGCAAGGGAAATGAGAAAGGCTAAAGTTAGCCTTATGTGTATTGACCAAAGACCATCACAGATTGATTCTGAGATTGCATCTCAGATAGGAACAAGAATAATTCTATCATTATCAGATGAGTCAGATATTGCTGCTGCTTTATCAGGTATGAAAAATGCTAAACAACTAAGAGGGATAATAGAATCGCTTGATACAAAACAACAAGCCCTTGTTATAGGGCATGCAATTCCTATGCCAATAGCAATAAAAACCAAAACTTATGGTCAGGAGCTTTATGACTATATATCACTTTATAGCTCTAATGAAGATATTCAAAAGGTTGATGAAGTGCTTTATAATGAAGCACAAGAGTTTTTTAAGCAGTTTGATTACTAAAATTTATGGAGTGATTATTGTGTTAAAGATTGTCCATACTGCCGATTTACATTTTGGTGTAACAACATATAGCAAAGAAACTCCAGATGGACTTGGTTCAAGAGTTTTAGACTATTTCAAAACGTTTACCCAAATTAAAGATTTTATTTATGAAAACAATGTTGATATTCTTTTAATAACTGGTGATATTTTTAAAGATAGAGAGCCAAACTCAACTTTAAGAAATAAGTTTTACAAAGAAGTTTTAGAGCTTTCACAAAGAGGAGTTATTTGTATAATAATACCAGGAAATCACGATATGCATCCATTTGAAATAAAGGACCATAATATCAAAACATTGCAGATTTTTGATTTAGAAAATGTTTATATAATGGATAAAAATTTTCAAGAGTTAATAATTGAGAAGAATAACCAGAAGGTAAGATTTATTTCTATTCCATATCCTTATCCAGAAAGGATTTTAACATTACTTGATAAGAAAAATATCTCAGAAGAAGAGATGTCTTTGTTTTTTTCAAATTACATTGAACAAAAGATAAATAATATGTTAGAAAGTAGCCCTGATATTCCTACAATTATAGGTGCACATCTTACAATGTCAGAGGCTACTGTTGGTAGCGAAAGAGGTATTATGTTAGGAAGGGATATAAAAGTATCTTTGTCAGCCTTTTTAAACCCCAAAATATCATATGTGGCTTTAGGCCATATTCATAAACCACAGATTTTAAATGCAAAAGAACCTTTAATTTCTTATTGTGGTAGCCCTGATATTTTAGATTTTTCTGAAATATCTGATAAAAAAGGTTTTATGTATTTAGAAATAAATGAAAATAAACTAATTTATAGCTTTATAAACACAAAAGTAAGGCCATTTTTTGAAATAAAAATAAATCTTACTGAGTTTGATGAAAATGAAAATTATGAGGAAAAAGTATTTTTAAATATAGATAGATTTATAAATAAAGTAGAAAAGGAAGGTATTAATTTTAAGTCAAGTATTGTTCGAGTTCTTATATATACAACAAATATAATAAAAAAGAATTTAGATTTTAAAAAAATACAGGAATATATTGAAAAGAAATGTTTTTATCTTTCAGCAATAAACATTGAAGTAATTGATAACAAGAAGGACTTTAGGATTGTTGACATTGATGAGTCTACAAATCCATCTGAAGCATTTAAAAAATATCTGAACTCGCATCTAAAATATA from Caldicellulosiruptoraceae bacterium PP1 includes the following:
- a CDS encoding exonuclease SbcCD subunit D; protein product: MLKIVHTADLHFGVTTYSKETPDGLGSRVLDYFKTFTQIKDFIYENNVDILLITGDIFKDREPNSTLRNKFYKEVLELSQRGVICIIIPGNHDMHPFEIKDHNIKTLQIFDLENVYIMDKNFQELIIEKNNQKVRFISIPYPYPERILTLLDKKNISEEEMSLFFSNYIEQKINNMLESSPDIPTIIGAHLTMSEATVGSERGIMLGRDIKVSLSAFLNPKISYVALGHIHKPQILNAKEPLISYCGSPDILDFSEISDKKGFMYLEINENKLIYSFINTKVRPFFEIKINLTEFDENENYEEKVFLNIDRFINKVEKEGINFKSSIVRVLIYTTNIIKKNLDFKKIQEYIEKKCFYLSAINIEVIDNKKDFRIVDIDESTNPSEAFKKYLNSHLKYKDLKNKDQIIEKFNQLFMKNNNSLS